Within Saccharomycodes ludwigii strain NBRC 1722 chromosome IV, whole genome shotgun sequence, the genomic segment GTGTGTTTTAGAAATGAATGGTTTGAGTTTCGTTGAATGTTTGtatattttagaaaatgtTGAAAACATGTTAAGTAATGTTGTATAAGGTTatataccttttttttttttcttttgttaattCTTAAAGATTGAGGAGggttttcaattttactAAGCACTAGCACATTGAATCGTAGTTACCATTAATGACTgaaacaaaagaagaaaaaaggccttaaaaaaaaaaaaaaagctttatgataatgaaaaattaatacgTTTATTAAGATTAAGTACTGAGAAACCAGAACAATTACACGTAAAGTCCTTTTAATTTCACCGAGTATCCGAAATTACAGATTTATAAGTTATTCACgtgttttctttattttttactttattttttactttattttttactttattttttactttattttcgAAACATTGCACGAGAACTCGAAATGATTTTCCATTaatattcaataataataataatgataggCTTGTAAGGCTTaaaagttatatatatacaaaagAACAGTGCATATGTCATTTCCTGAATCACTgcaaaatacttttttacCTCAAGAAATCCAATTTATAGTGGAAAATGAACCCATAAAGATACTTCCACGTATCACTACAAGACAAAGAAAACAGTATCGACAAGGCTCAAATTATGATCCTGATTCGAAAAATAGTCATCCTATTAAACCTTGGAGATTAATCACTACCAATGATTATAACGTCAATAATATGATTGCAATGAAAAGTACAGAGCTACCATTATGGATGGcagttttattaaaagagcAAAAGAAATGTAATATTATAGCACCTAATTGGATAACTGTTTCCAGTttagataaatatattgattttgaattaaaaaatccCATGAAATTTAGCTCCTTGCCATGGAATTGGCTAGTTATTGCATGTATTCTTTTCACTAAAGCACCAGATGATTTAACCGATCCTATTCACTTATTAAAAAGTCGATGTCAAGACTTAAGAGAAATACGATTGGCCAAAGTGCAAAATGGTTTAGCTATATTAAATGAAAGTCATCTGCAACTGGATAACCTATCCCTGATGGAGATTAATGAGATTAGACCATAT encodes:
- the PSF2 gene encoding DNA replication protein PSF2 (similar to Saccharomyces cerevisiae YJL072C | PSF2 | Partner of Sld Five), yielding MSFPESLQNTFLPQEIQFIVENEPIKILPRITTRQRKQYRQGSNYDPDSKNSHPIKPWRLITTNDYNVNNMIAMKSTELPLWMAVLLKEQKKCNIIAPNWITVSSLDKYIDFELKNPMKFSSLPWNWLVIACILFTKAPDDLTDPIHLLKSRCQDLREIRLAKVQNGLAILNESHLQLDNLSLMEINEIRPYATKISDMFKNLHKNTAAGLGEDYDMHMDTSEPGASSNMTQNP